One region of Chryseobacterium sp. SORGH_AS_0447 genomic DNA includes:
- a CDS encoding DUF4349 domain-containing protein — translation MKTTYIRLSLAGILLLGIYSCKKGETTADYEANATKDSAMVISDSIYSAATMKVKDKQFIKTAEVNMEVKDVYDATISIEKSVQELGGFVTHSDLKSNVVSENTYNTSDEEAVLVKKYQSENTMKVRVPTARLGELLTLVNNKKLFLNSRSINAEDVTSGIKYAELEGKRIKKTGENINQLKTNKDKVNMSNNNMAEDNLQQMANMDVTDQLKYSTVDIYIKEPKVRIATIALTNTESIDDQYTFDFLYSLKSAFVEGFYLIQKIIVGLVAVWPFLLIGTVIVFMVKRRKPAKKQEPSTEI, via the coding sequence ATGAAAACAACGTACATCAGATTATCATTGGCAGGAATTCTTCTACTAGGAATATATTCATGCAAAAAAGGAGAAACTACAGCAGATTACGAAGCCAACGCAACCAAAGATTCCGCCATGGTGATCTCAGACAGCATTTATTCAGCGGCTACCATGAAAGTAAAAGACAAGCAGTTCATTAAAACAGCAGAAGTGAATATGGAAGTAAAAGACGTATATGACGCAACTATTTCCATTGAAAAATCGGTTCAGGAATTGGGCGGTTTTGTAACGCACAGCGATCTGAAAAGCAATGTTGTTTCTGAAAATACTTACAATACATCGGATGAAGAAGCGGTGCTCGTTAAAAAGTACCAATCTGAAAATACCATGAAAGTAAGGGTTCCGACAGCCCGGCTCGGGGAACTGCTGACTTTGGTGAACAATAAAAAACTGTTCCTAAATTCCCGGTCGATCAATGCGGAAGACGTTACGTCGGGGATAAAATACGCTGAACTGGAAGGAAAAAGGATAAAAAAAACCGGAGAAAATATTAATCAGCTCAAGACCAATAAGGATAAAGTGAATATGAGCAACAATAATATGGCAGAGGACAATCTACAGCAGATGGCCAATATGGATGTAACGGATCAGCTGAAGTACAGTACTGTTGATATCTACATTAAAGAGCCTAAAGTAAGAATAGCAACGATCGCCCTTACCAATACCGAAAGCATTGATGATCAATATACCTTTGATTTTCTTTACAGCCTGAAATCAGCATTTGTAGAAGGGTTTTACCTGATCCAGAAAATTATTGTCGGGCTGGTAGCTGTCTGGCCGTTTCTACTGATTGGAACCGTAATTGTTTTTATGGTAAAAAGAAGAAAACCTGCAAAAAAACAAGAACCAAGCACAGAAATATAA
- a CDS encoding acyl-CoA dehydrogenase family protein, with the protein MSNTFSKIRNAIELFRSIDFDQLSTISQKVNLPKLMENFSKLDDKQLKGMMKMLDPNRKKKELPPIDGDFYDVSHTLSEEHREVQLKVREFMEKEVKPLVNHYWLRDEFPHELIPKFAKLNICGVTYEGYGCPGMPFLMEGVIAMEMARIDASIATFFGVQSGLSMGSIYICGSEEQKQKWLPQMQKFEKIGAFGLTEPEVGSGAAGGLTVTCKKTPEGWVLNGQKKWIGNATFADVIIIWARDLDDGEVKGFIVEKDNPGYSVEKIKGKMALRIVQNGLITLKDCIVTEENRLQNANSFKDTAKVLRMTRAGVAWMATGCARGAYESALDYTRKREQFGKPIASFQMIQGHLVEMLSNLTAMQTMVFRLSEMQDEGILKDEHASLAKVFCTMRTRDIVSRAREVLGGNGILLEYDVARFVADAEAIYSYEGTKEINSLIVGRSITGFSAFV; encoded by the coding sequence ATGTCTAATACCTTTTCTAAAATCAGAAATGCTATAGAATTATTCAGATCCATCGATTTTGACCAGCTGAGCACGATTTCCCAAAAAGTAAATCTTCCGAAACTGATGGAAAATTTCTCGAAACTGGATGATAAGCAACTTAAAGGAATGATGAAGATGTTGGATCCCAACCGTAAAAAGAAGGAGCTTCCGCCGATTGACGGTGATTTCTATGATGTTTCCCATACGTTAAGCGAGGAACATCGGGAAGTACAGCTGAAAGTGAGGGAGTTTATGGAGAAGGAAGTGAAGCCTTTGGTTAATCATTATTGGCTGAGAGACGAATTTCCCCATGAGCTGATTCCGAAATTCGCGAAACTTAACATCTGTGGAGTCACTTATGAAGGCTACGGCTGTCCGGGAATGCCTTTTCTGATGGAAGGGGTTATTGCGATGGAAATGGCACGTATCGATGCTTCCATTGCCACCTTTTTCGGTGTGCAGTCCGGCCTGTCAATGGGTTCGATCTACATTTGCGGTTCGGAAGAACAGAAGCAGAAGTGGCTTCCGCAGATGCAGAAGTTTGAAAAGATCGGAGCATTTGGGCTTACGGAACCAGAGGTTGGCTCCGGAGCAGCGGGCGGATTAACGGTAACCTGCAAAAAAACACCGGAAGGATGGGTTTTAAACGGGCAGAAAAAATGGATTGGAAATGCCACATTTGCTGATGTTATTATTATCTGGGCAAGAGACCTGGATGACGGAGAAGTAAAAGGCTTTATTGTTGAAAAAGATAATCCTGGATATTCTGTAGAGAAGATCAAAGGAAAAATGGCGCTGAGGATTGTTCAGAACGGTTTGATTACGCTAAAAGACTGTATCGTAACCGAAGAAAACAGGCTGCAGAATGCCAATTCCTTTAAAGATACGGCCAAAGTCCTGCGGATGACCAGGGCCGGCGTTGCATGGATGGCCACCGGCTGCGCGCGGGGTGCTTACGAAAGCGCTTTGGATTATACCCGGAAACGGGAACAGTTTGGAAAGCCGATTGCTTCTTTCCAGATGATCCAGGGCCACCTGGTGGAAATGCTGTCGAACCTTACGGCCATGCAGACGATGGTATTCCGGCTTTCGGAAATGCAGGATGAGGGAATTTTAAAAGATGAACATGCTTCGCTCGCAAAAGTATTCTGTACCATGAGAACCCGGGATATCGTTTCCAGGGCACGGGAAGTACTGGGCGGAAACGGCATCCTGCTGGAATACGATGTGGCCAGGTTTGTGGCCGATGCGGAAGCGATCTATTCCTATGAAGGAACCAAGGAGATCAATTCTCTAATCGTCGGAAGATCGATTACGGGCTTCAGTGCGTTTGTCTGA
- a CDS encoding AI-2E family transporter, whose amino-acid sequence MNVFRLPFLVKLTLVIISIIGLGYLLALGESILAPFFLAFLMAMLFLPIANFLERRLKFKRTLSTIASLMLMLAVLMGLIYFFGSQLSDFSKDIPHLKNQFNSVANDLQHWVSKTFHVKIDQQLTYIDQGLSKLLSSTGVILGFTFGIFSTGLGFVVFFLLFFIFILNYRRVLNNFIITVFNEKHKASVLEIVSEVRIMTKKYIIGLCLQVLIVSTLTSIILTILGVKYAILLGVLTGLLNVIPYLGICIGLLISCFIAFATATPSTCIYVALGYIGVHIIDGNIVLPFVVGFQSKNQCFVFLSGNHYRRTSLGNCRHVPVYPGHCHY is encoded by the coding sequence ATGAATGTATTTCGACTTCCTTTCCTTGTAAAACTGACGCTTGTTATCATCAGCATCATCGGTCTTGGCTATCTTCTGGCTTTAGGAGAAAGCATTCTCGCTCCGTTTTTTCTGGCATTTCTCATGGCGATGCTATTCCTGCCGATTGCCAACTTCCTGGAAAGAAGGCTTAAATTCAAAAGGACATTATCTACGATTGCATCTTTAATGCTTATGCTGGCTGTTTTAATGGGACTGATTTATTTCTTCGGTTCACAGCTTTCGGATTTCAGCAAAGATATTCCCCATCTTAAAAACCAGTTTAATTCGGTTGCAAACGATCTTCAGCATTGGGTTTCCAAAACATTTCACGTAAAGATCGATCAGCAGCTGACTTATATTGACCAGGGTCTCAGTAAGCTCCTTTCTTCAACCGGAGTGATCCTAGGATTCACCTTTGGGATATTTTCTACAGGGCTAGGTTTCGTCGTATTTTTTCTCCTGTTCTTCATCTTTATCCTAAATTACCGAAGGGTTTTAAATAATTTCATCATTACCGTCTTTAACGAAAAACATAAAGCCAGCGTTCTTGAGATTGTAAGCGAAGTACGGATCATGACTAAAAAATACATCATCGGACTTTGCCTTCAGGTATTGATTGTTTCTACTTTAACTTCCATTATCCTGACCATATTAGGTGTAAAATATGCGATTTTGCTGGGTGTACTGACAGGCTTGCTTAATGTCATTCCTTATTTGGGAATCTGCATCGGTCTTTTAATCTCTTGTTTTATCGCCTTCGCCACGGCGACTCCGTCCACCTGCATTTATGTAGCGCTCGGATATATCGGCGTTCATATCATTGACGGAAATATTGTCCTTCCTTTCGTAGTGGGTTTCCAAAGTAAAAATCAATGCTTTGTTTTCCTTTCTGGGAATCATTATCGGCGAACATCTTTGGGGAATTGCAGGCATGTTCCTGTGTATCCCGGCCATTGCCATTATTAA
- the lon gene encoding endopeptidase La has protein sequence MTEFEDISLEEMISDGFDIVAQEISLDDLAETEKNSEQKIFPILPVRNMVMFPNVVIPITAGRKTSIQLLEEAQQNGDFIGIVSQKNSELEQPTEKDIFQVGTLAKIIKIIKLPEGNITAITKGFYRFKVKKIVETQPYFKAEISKLKDSKPKNKEEYEALLENVKDLALKIIELDPNIPNAANFAIKNINNNDDLLNFICTNANFSSSNKQKLLEEKNLMERANKCYEMMHEDFRKLELRNQIHQKTSKDLDKQQREYFLNQQIRTIQEELGGGPEGDVEDLIKKGKYKKWNDEVEEHFQKEINRLQRQNPNSPDYNVQRNYLDFFTDLPWETYTKDVFDIAKAEKILDKAHFGLEDIKKRILEHMAVLKLKNNMKSPILLLVGPPGVGKTSLGKSIADALGRKYVRLSLGGLHDESEIRGHRKTYIGAMAGRILQSIKKSGTSNPVIVLDEIDKIGQGLHGDPSSALLEVLDPEQNKSFYDNFLEMGYDLSKVMFIATANSLSTIQTPLLDRTEIIQIAGYTLEEKIEIAKRHLIKKQQEENGLTTKSFKLGYDELKHIIEAHTSESGVRSLEKRIAGIARWVALQTALVKDYDPKISVEKIDEILGVPRPKSLSEITGVPGVVTGLAWTSVGGDILFIESILSNGKGNLTMTGNLGTVMKESATIALEYIKAKHDELGISQDDIEKKNIHVHVPEGATPKDGPSAGIAMLTSMVSSYKNKKVKPHLAMTGEITLRGKVLPVGGIKEKLLAATRAGIKDVILCEANRKDVEEIKKDYLKNLNVHYVSRMEEVIDIAIEK, from the coding sequence ATGACAGAATTTGAAGATATTAGTTTAGAAGAAATGATAAGCGACGGATTTGATATTGTAGCCCAGGAAATCAGCCTTGACGATCTTGCGGAAACGGAAAAAAATTCCGAGCAAAAGATATTCCCGATCCTTCCCGTAAGAAATATGGTAATGTTCCCGAATGTTGTGATTCCTATCACGGCCGGAAGAAAAACATCCATCCAGCTTCTTGAGGAAGCCCAGCAAAACGGCGACTTCATCGGGATCGTCAGCCAGAAAAACTCCGAACTGGAGCAGCCTACTGAAAAAGATATTTTCCAGGTGGGGACTTTGGCGAAAATCATTAAGATTATTAAGCTTCCGGAAGGAAATATCACTGCAATTACCAAAGGGTTCTACAGATTCAAAGTGAAAAAGATCGTAGAAACCCAACCGTATTTCAAAGCTGAAATTTCAAAGCTGAAAGATTCCAAGCCTAAAAATAAAGAAGAATACGAAGCATTACTGGAAAATGTAAAGGACCTGGCTTTAAAAATTATTGAGCTTGACCCGAACATTCCGAATGCTGCCAATTTCGCTATAAAAAACATCAACAATAATGATGATCTGCTTAATTTCATCTGCACCAATGCCAATTTTTCATCTTCCAACAAACAAAAGCTGCTGGAAGAGAAAAACCTGATGGAAAGGGCCAATAAATGCTATGAAATGATGCATGAAGATTTTAGGAAACTGGAACTGAGAAATCAGATCCACCAGAAAACATCCAAAGATCTTGACAAGCAGCAGCGGGAATATTTCCTGAACCAGCAAATCCGTACGATCCAGGAAGAACTGGGCGGCGGACCTGAAGGCGATGTGGAAGACCTGATTAAAAAAGGAAAGTATAAGAAGTGGAATGATGAAGTAGAAGAACATTTCCAAAAGGAGATCAACCGGTTACAGCGTCAGAATCCGAATTCACCGGACTATAATGTGCAGCGTAATTACCTGGATTTCTTTACGGATCTTCCATGGGAAACCTACACAAAAGATGTTTTCGATATTGCCAAAGCAGAGAAAATCTTAGACAAAGCCCACTTCGGACTTGAAGATATCAAGAAGAGAATTTTGGAGCACATGGCTGTTCTAAAACTTAAAAACAACATGAAATCCCCTATTCTTCTGCTTGTAGGGCCTCCGGGAGTCGGTAAAACCTCTCTGGGAAAATCGATTGCCGATGCTTTGGGAAGAAAATACGTAAGACTTTCGCTAGGTGGCCTTCATGATGAAAGTGAGATCCGCGGACACCGGAAAACCTATATCGGAGCGATGGCCGGAAGAATTCTTCAATCGATTAAAAAATCAGGAACATCCAATCCTGTGATCGTGCTGGATGAGATCGATAAGATCGGGCAAGGTTTGCATGGTGATCCGAGCTCTGCGTTGCTGGAAGTTCTGGATCCTGAACAGAATAAATCGTTCTACGACAATTTCCTGGAAATGGGCTATGACCTTTCCAAAGTGATGTTTATTGCTACTGCAAACTCTTTATCTACCATTCAGACTCCGCTTCTGGACAGAACCGAGATTATCCAGATTGCCGGTTATACACTGGAAGAAAAAATTGAGATTGCCAAGAGACATTTGATTAAAAAACAGCAGGAAGAAAACGGGCTTACCACAAAATCGTTCAAGCTCGGATATGATGAATTAAAGCACATCATTGAAGCCCATACTTCTGAAAGCGGCGTTCGGTCACTGGAAAAAAGAATTGCGGGAATTGCCCGTTGGGTGGCTCTTCAGACCGCTTTGGTAAAAGACTACGATCCTAAAATCTCCGTTGAAAAAATTGATGAAATTTTAGGGGTACCAAGACCGAAAAGCTTGTCCGAAATCACCGGAGTTCCGGGAGTAGTCACAGGACTTGCCTGGACCAGCGTAGGCGGGGATATTTTATTTATTGAAAGTATTCTCAGCAACGGAAAAGGCAATCTTACCATGACCGGTAACCTGGGAACCGTCATGAAAGAATCGGCAACGATTGCCCTGGAATATATTAAAGCCAAACATGACGAGCTGGGAATTTCGCAGGACGATATTGAAAAGAAAAACATCCACGTTCACGTTCCGGAAGGGGCCACACCGAAAGACGGACCTTCTGCAGGAATTGCGATGCTTACCTCAATGGTTTCTTCTTATAAAAACAAAAAAGTAAAACCTCATCTTGCGATGACAGGAGAAATTACTTTAAGAGGAAAGGTTCTTCCTGTAGGCGGAATTAAAGAAAAGCTGCTGGCCGCCACAAGAGCAGGTATCAAAGATGTGATCCTGTGTGAAGCCAACAGAAAGGATGTAGAGGAAATCAAAAAGGATTACCTGAAAAACCTGAATGTTCATTATGTGAGCCGAATGGAAGAGGTTATCGACATTGCGATTGAAAAATAG
- a CDS encoding peptidylprolyl isomerase, producing MAILGQIRSRPWLLMGVIALALLAFLVNPDSIDKVFGKNPDVLGKVNGEKITREEFNDQLFVLQQQAEQQGQPKAGLEEQAWQLLVQSKLIQQQFEKMGFEMTEDYFWSQLQYDQMFAQQKQFFDEKGNFKTQELKKQIEEMKAASPEGYNQWLKTRKSIEYRLMARQVFANVSTGITTGKKEAEELMRERDQLADIDFVKIDYATYLQKNNIKVTTEDLANYIKQHPVMFKADESRNIGIVYFPSQPSAADDAAAQKEINKLFSAGTDASGGSENFQNTKNDSMFVMANSDMPYNPQYVKPNQLPQAIQAQLPTAAIGQTFGPYKEQNFYVVSKLLDKKTSDSTLSRHILIAFKGSPAGEGVTRSKEQAKKLADSIGAIVKANPAKFTEFLKLSNDPSSAAQGGSLGWTTPETPFVPEFLKYLAENPKGATGVVETQFGYHIINIEDKKPGAMAYKVANLVKAVKPSDATEAEVNKKASRFVQQVQGKSFNDFVNIAKKANYQFSNPKQAKRFDGQLQGLGTEKDADILAWAFDKKREKGDTELFTVDGTGDKIVVYLNGKQEKGSADPESVRDQIEVVVKNKLAAKQIAEKIGKPGSLDQVAKQFGTTKQSAQVNLLNPSVAGSMEPKVAGAAFGVKKGQLSNPVEGGTGVYVLVKKNETTNKQPGDLKQFTESVTQRNGGMFGQAWLKSLQDNAKIDDYRIEIWNKLGSQQQ from the coding sequence ATGGCAATTTTAGGACAAATTAGGAGTAGACCTTGGCTTTTGATGGGAGTAATTGCACTGGCGCTTTTGGCGTTCTTGGTAAACCCCGACAGTATTGATAAGGTTTTTGGTAAAAATCCTGATGTTTTAGGAAAAGTGAATGGTGAGAAAATTACCCGTGAAGAGTTTAACGATCAACTTTTCGTGCTGCAACAACAGGCTGAGCAGCAAGGTCAGCCAAAGGCAGGTCTTGAAGAGCAGGCTTGGCAATTGCTGGTGCAATCGAAGCTGATCCAACAGCAATTCGAGAAAATGGGCTTCGAAATGACCGAAGACTATTTCTGGAGCCAGCTGCAATACGATCAGATGTTTGCTCAGCAGAAGCAGTTTTTCGACGAGAAAGGCAATTTCAAAACCCAGGAGCTTAAAAAACAGATCGAAGAAATGAAGGCTGCTTCTCCGGAAGGATACAACCAGTGGCTGAAGACCAGAAAATCAATCGAATACCGATTGATGGCAAGACAGGTATTTGCCAATGTTTCTACAGGAATCACGACCGGTAAAAAAGAAGCTGAAGAACTGATGAGAGAACGTGATCAGCTGGCAGACATCGATTTCGTAAAAATCGATTATGCAACTTACCTTCAGAAAAACAACATTAAGGTTACCACTGAAGATCTTGCTAATTATATCAAACAGCATCCTGTGATGTTTAAAGCTGACGAAAGCAGAAACATCGGGATAGTATATTTCCCTTCTCAGCCGAGTGCAGCAGATGATGCGGCCGCTCAGAAAGAAATCAACAAACTGTTCTCAGCGGGAACAGATGCAAGCGGAGGTTCTGAAAATTTCCAGAATACTAAAAACGACTCTATGTTCGTAATGGCAAATTCAGATATGCCTTACAATCCGCAGTATGTAAAGCCAAATCAGTTACCGCAGGCGATCCAGGCGCAGCTTCCAACAGCAGCAATCGGTCAGACTTTCGGTCCTTACAAAGAGCAGAACTTCTATGTGGTATCTAAGCTTTTGGATAAAAAGACTTCGGATTCTACATTGTCAAGACATATCCTGATCGCTTTCAAAGGAAGCCCTGCGGGAGAAGGAGTAACAAGATCCAAAGAGCAGGCTAAGAAATTGGCCGATTCTATCGGAGCAATTGTAAAAGCAAATCCTGCTAAATTCACAGAATTCCTTAAGCTGTCTAATGACCCGAGCTCTGCAGCTCAAGGAGGAAGCTTAGGATGGACAACACCTGAAACACCTTTTGTTCCTGAATTCTTAAAATATCTTGCAGAGAATCCTAAAGGAGCAACAGGAGTAGTGGAAACACAGTTCGGTTACCATATCATCAATATCGAAGACAAGAAGCCGGGTGCAATGGCTTACAAAGTAGCTAACCTGGTAAAGGCAGTGAAGCCTTCTGATGCTACGGAAGCCGAAGTAAACAAAAAGGCAAGCCGATTCGTTCAGCAGGTTCAGGGGAAATCGTTCAACGATTTTGTGAACATTGCCAAAAAAGCAAATTACCAGTTCTCAAATCCGAAGCAGGCAAAAAGATTTGATGGTCAGCTTCAAGGGTTAGGAACCGAAAAAGATGCGGATATCCTTGCTTGGGCGTTCGATAAGAAAAGAGAAAAAGGCGATACCGAATTATTTACGGTAGACGGTACAGGCGATAAAATTGTAGTTTACTTAAACGGTAAGCAGGAAAAAGGAAGCGCAGATCCTGAATCGGTTAGAGACCAGATCGAGGTGGTAGTGAAGAATAAGCTGGCTGCAAAACAGATCGCAGAAAAAATCGGTAAGCCGGGAAGTCTTGATCAGGTGGCAAAACAGTTTGGAACAACAAAACAATCGGCGCAGGTTAACCTGTTGAATCCATCCGTAGCAGGTTCTATGGAACCGAAAGTAGCCGGTGCTGCATTCGGAGTGAAGAAAGGGCAGCTGTCTAATCCGGTTGAAGGCGGAACAGGAGTGTATGTTTTGGTTAAGAAAAACGAAACCACCAACAAGCAGCCTGGAGACCTGAAACAGTTTACAGAGTCTGTTACCCAAAGAAACGGCGGAATGTTCGGACAGGCTTGGTTAAAGAGCTTACAGGACAACGCGAAGATCGATGATTACAGAATCGAAATCTGGAACAAGTTGGGTTCTCAGCAACAATAA
- a CDS encoding MlaD family protein, whose protein sequence is MKFSKELKAGVIALLAIVGFVVLFQFMKGRSLFTTDNIFYAKYDNVEGLAQSSPVSINGLKVGQVDKIIPTTSKDGKIDFLVKITVDNNFEFSKNSTLEIFEPSLMGGKEMRINLMYGGPTAKDGDTLRGAFKLGTLGSLSSQVGPVKDQLQVVLHRVDSLMTNANQLVDAQNRQEIKLLLANLNKTVGALQTTAASVNSLVGHNDPKLQKVLDDASLTMQSGKVTLDKYGNLAESIDTKKLNATIANLDETVGQLNKVVSGIDRGEGSLGKIMKDDQLYNNLNAASNNLNSLIEDLKAHPKKYVNFSVFGKNSKD, encoded by the coding sequence GTGAAGTTCAGTAAAGAATTAAAAGCTGGTGTGATCGCACTATTGGCCATCGTTGGCTTTGTGGTGCTTTTTCAATTTATGAAGGGCAGAAGCCTTTTTACTACCGACAATATATTTTACGCAAAATATGATAACGTAGAGGGATTAGCACAGTCCTCGCCTGTTTCAATCAATGGTTTGAAAGTAGGGCAGGTCGATAAAATTATTCCCACTACTTCCAAAGACGGAAAAATAGATTTTCTTGTAAAAATTACCGTGGATAATAATTTTGAGTTCTCAAAAAATTCAACATTAGAGATTTTTGAGCCTAGCCTTATGGGTGGAAAAGAAATGAGAATTAATCTGATGTACGGAGGCCCAACGGCGAAAGACGGCGATACCTTACGAGGTGCTTTTAAGCTGGGAACGCTGGGAAGCCTTTCTTCTCAGGTAGGTCCAGTAAAAGACCAGCTGCAGGTAGTTCTTCACCGGGTAGACTCATTAATGACCAATGCCAACCAGCTGGTAGATGCCCAAAATAGACAGGAGATCAAATTATTGTTAGCAAATCTCAATAAGACCGTTGGTGCCTTGCAGACTACTGCAGCAAGCGTAAATTCTTTGGTAGGACATAACGATCCTAAACTTCAGAAGGTATTGGATGATGCCAGCCTTACCATGCAGAGCGGAAAAGTTACCCTAGATAAATACGGAAATTTAGCAGAAAGCATTGATACCAAAAAACTGAATGCTACTATCGCTAATCTGGATGAAACCGTGGGTCAGTTGAATAAAGTAGTTTCAGGAATCGACAGAGGTGAAGGCAGCTTAGGGAAAATCATGAAAGATGATCAGCTGTACAATAACCTTAATGCAGCATCCAATAATCTTAATTCTTTGATCGAAGACCTGAAAGCACATCCTAAGAAATACGTTAATTTCTCCGTATTCGGAAAGAACAGTAAAGACTAA
- a CDS encoding (Fe-S)-binding protein: MQYIAHIIFFILLVAGFGLFAKSLLKIYRNIRLGREINRSDRKGERWETMARVAMGQSKMTKRPIAGVLHLFVYVGFIIINIELLEIVVDGIFGTHRFLSTIIGNSVYSFFTATLEILALLVVIGVVAFFIRRNFYGVKRLTMKELLGWPKEDANWILIIEFALMMAFFMMNASDFILQTRDYDHFAQVGSFPISEITFVPFLEVFSFNSGFLYGIERGAWWFHFVGILFFMNYLYYSKHLHIILAFPSTWYANLEKKGKFNNLESVTKEIKLMMDPNADPYAAPAEGEAEAPSKFGAEDIFDLNQVQLLNAYSCTECGRCTAVCPANITGKKLSPRLILMKTRDRLEEVGKNIDKNGKFEDDGKKLLHDYITKEELWACTTCNACTEACPVLLDPLSIINDMRRFLVMEQSAAPQELNLMMANIENNAAPWQYNQADRLNWAKD; this comes from the coding sequence ATGCAGTACATCGCTCATATTATTTTTTTTATTCTACTGGTGGCAGGTTTCGGGCTGTTTGCCAAAAGTCTGCTGAAGATCTACAGAAATATCCGGTTAGGACGGGAGATTAACCGCAGCGACCGCAAAGGCGAACGTTGGGAAACCATGGCGAGAGTGGCGATGGGGCAGAGCAAAATGACCAAGCGCCCGATAGCGGGAGTATTGCACCTTTTCGTCTATGTAGGTTTTATCATCATTAATATTGAGCTTTTGGAAATCGTGGTGGACGGAATTTTCGGAACCCACAGGTTTTTATCAACCATAATAGGAAACAGTGTTTACAGTTTCTTTACGGCAACTTTGGAAATATTAGCCCTTTTGGTGGTTATCGGAGTAGTGGCTTTTTTCATCAGAAGAAATTTCTACGGGGTAAAAAGATTAACAATGAAAGAACTTTTGGGCTGGCCGAAAGAAGATGCAAACTGGATCCTGATCATCGAATTTGCCTTAATGATGGCTTTCTTTATGATGAATGCCTCAGACTTTATCTTGCAGACCAGAGACTACGACCATTTTGCACAAGTCGGATCTTTTCCGATCAGTGAGATCACATTTGTTCCTTTCTTAGAAGTTTTCAGTTTTAACAGCGGATTTTTGTATGGAATTGAAAGAGGAGCATGGTGGTTCCATTTTGTTGGAATCCTTTTCTTTATGAATTATCTGTACTATTCGAAACATTTACATATTATTCTTGCTTTTCCTAGTACCTGGTATGCCAACCTTGAGAAGAAAGGAAAATTCAATAACCTTGAATCGGTGACCAAGGAAATTAAACTGATGATGGACCCGAATGCGGATCCTTATGCCGCTCCGGCAGAAGGAGAAGCGGAAGCACCGTCAAAATTTGGGGCTGAGGATATTTTCGATCTGAATCAGGTTCAATTGTTAAACGCATATTCCTGTACGGAATGCGGCCGTTGTACAGCGGTTTGCCCGGCCAATATCACCGGTAAAAAACTTTCTCCGAGACTTATCCTTATGAAAACAAGAGACCGTCTGGAAGAAGTGGGAAAAAATATTGATAAAAACGGCAAGTTTGAAGATGACGGTAAAAAATTGCTTCATGACTATATTACCAAAGAGGAACTTTGGGCCTGTACGACTTGTAATGCATGTACGGAAGCCTGCCCGGTATTACTTGATCCTTTATCCATTATTAATGATATGAGAAGATTCCTGGTAATGGAACAGTCGGCGGCACCACAGGAGCTTAACCTGATGATGGCGAATATCGAAAACAATGCTGCTCCGTGGCAGTACAATCAGGCGGATCGTCTGAATTGGGCAAAAGACTAA
- a CDS encoding (Fe-S)-binding protein yields MDFNIKTMAEYAAEGKSPEVLFWVGCAGSFDDRAKKITKAFCKILNKIGVEFAVLGQEESCTGDPAKRAGNEFVFQMMALTNIEVLNAYEVKKIVTACPHCFNTLKNEYPNLGGNYEVIHHTQFLKNLMEEGRLKIEGGAFRGKKITFHDPCYLGRANGEYEAPRMLLEKLDAELVEMKRCKTNGLCCGAGGAQMFKEPEKGKKDINIERTEEALSTEPKVIATGCPFCNTMMTDGVKHFNKNQEVAVKDIVELLAEAEDL; encoded by the coding sequence ATGGATTTCAACATAAAAACAATGGCAGAATATGCTGCCGAAGGAAAATCACCGGAAGTCTTATTCTGGGTGGGATGTGCAGGAAGTTTTGACGACCGTGCCAAAAAAATCACGAAGGCATTCTGCAAAATATTAAATAAAATAGGCGTTGAATTTGCAGTCTTGGGACAGGAAGAAAGCTGTACCGGAGATCCTGCCAAGCGTGCCGGGAACGAATTTGTTTTCCAGATGATGGCTTTAACGAATATTGAAGTCCTGAATGCTTATGAGGTTAAAAAAATCGTTACGGCCTGTCCGCACTGTTTTAATACCCTGAAAAATGAATATCCGAACCTGGGAGGAAATTACGAAGTTATTCATCATACCCAGTTTCTTAAAAACCTGATGGAAGAAGGCCGCTTAAAAATTGAAGGCGGTGCTTTCAGAGGGAAGAAAATCACTTTCCATGATCCTTGCTATCTCGGACGTGCCAACGGTGAATATGAGGCACCGAGAATGCTGCTTGAAAAGCTGGATGCCGAACTTGTTGAAATGAAGCGTTGCAAAACCAATGGCCTTTGCTGTGGCGCAGGTGGTGCACAGATGTTTAAAGAGCCTGAAAAGGGAAAAAAAGACATCAACATCGAAAGAACCGAAGAAGCACTGTCTACGGAACCTAAAGTTATTGCTACAGGATGTCCGTTCTGTAATACGATGATGACGGATGGAGTAAAGCATTTCAATAAAAATCAGGAAGTCGCGGTAAAAGATATCGTTGAACTTCTGGCAGAAGCAGAAGATTTATAA